Genomic window (Macrobrachium rosenbergii isolate ZJJX-2024 chromosome 48, ASM4041242v1, whole genome shotgun sequence):
TTATATCCAGTGGTTTAAGCATTCTTTTTTCACTTCAGTATAGACGCCGACAAGCACATTCCCAAGCAACTTCTTTTGCTTTGCTGTCATTTTGGCAAAAAGCCGTTTTCCTCGTGGGGCCAGTTTCAGAGGAGAACGAGACTGAAATCATTGCCCCGTTCATCTTTCAAGAAGATACCCAACCGGATAACGTCTAAAGCTTAGGCTGTACCTAAGGAATTGAATGACAATCCCTCCACCGTTGCAAAAGATTCGGGTACGTTGTATAAAGCTACTTCCTTTAAATGGGGCCTGATGCTCCTTTGATCTTACGGATCACGATGACGCTGAAATTCAAGGATCACGAATGATTCAGTGGGAACAAATTCTGCTGACGCTGCAAAATACGTAGGTGGATCCCTCAGAAGATTTGTCATTCTAAAGAGCATAAGATTAATAGTGTGTATTGGAAGTTGGTATTTAGCAGGAATACTAAAGAATGTTTCTCtattcttttaaattattatcattatattattaatttaatatattattatatcacatattatattttttctcccattcttaaaaaaaataacctgataACTAATATCTTTTTACATTTCCCATTATCTCCTGCAAcctcttgcaaatgaacaccatattctttgaaagcttgaatttcaagtcagtgacttCTGTAGGCGTTTTTCAAATGTATagggatttattttttgttaataataataataataataataataataataataataataataataataataataataataataataataataataataaaaataattataataatcactaAGGTGAAGCTTGGTTTTTCTACCGATAATTATTATCGTCCTTATATAATTCTTTCGTcagatattgataataatttgataattattttaccttaaaataaaaaaaaattgaccttcTTCCAAGATTATGACGTCACAAAAATTACCAAAACCTCACGAAGTATAACTGTCTAAAGCAAAATTTCAATCCAGTTTAATTCTTATTATAAATTTCATACATACGTCACCATGGAGTCTGTGAGGATTTCCTGTTAAatgaaggtttattattattattattattattattattattattattattattattattattattattattattattattattattattatcattatgaaccctattcatatgggacatgCCCACAGTggcaatgacttgaaattcaagattttaaattattattattattattattattattattattattattattattattattgttagaatCCATGGAATACCCCCATTACATcttcaatactactactactactactactactactaataataataataataataataataataataataataataataacaatattggaaaaaaactaggacaataatgataatatcaagGAAAATCTATTGTATTGATATTGGTAaggaaaaatctgtaaataacaataatgaagacagaaaatctatgagaataataataataataataataataataataataataataataataataataataataataataatgataataataataataattgcaataaaattagtttataaataataaaaaagacctaataataatttaataataataaggttttgtaaaacaaaatggcttgtaaaattaggaaaaagcattaatacaggtttttttatcaaagcatttatTTTAAACGCTCGATTCGTCtcattaattgttttttcttgcgCTGAAATGGTTgtagcaattgaccaatattcatatcgggTGGctggatatgaatattggtcagttGCTTGCAACCATTTCAGcgcaagaaaaaacaattattaagacGAATCGAgcttttactatataaaataaatgctgttgaaacttccattttgtttaacaaaaccagtgataataataataataataataataataataataataataataataataataataataataatagtaataataataatagtggaaaaactaGAATATcagtattaacaaaaataattttttacaatgataataataataataataataataataataataataataataataataataataataataataataataataataataataataataataataatgataataataataatagtggaaaaactggaatattaatattaagaataacttttttacaataataataataataataataataataataataataataataataataataataataataataaggaataaatcTATTATAGTATCAATAACGGAAAaatcattgttaataataataataataataataataataataatgataataataataataataatacgtctcAGTGATAACATCTGACCGACGAAACGAGCCAACTACGTTCCTGAGATCCTGTACGGACGAAAGGACGATCCAGATCCTGACATACAATTGAGGATTCGGGGATTGGCTAATCACAAGTAGCAAGATAATTTTAGAAATCCTTTTAGAAATCACAGGATACAAAAACCCGTCTCCATGCGGGCGGGAGCCGCCACGCCCATCCAAACACTGACGGGTATATATAGAGCAGCAGTTTGTGGGATCAGCACAGACTCATCTTGCTGAGGCTTCGTCAGAAACACAAACATGATCTCCAAAGTAAGGTTTGGTGGGGTCTCGGGGATTCTGTCTGAGTGGAAGAATATATCTGCTATGactattctgtttcattttaggACAGGGACAGTTATTATGGTAATTATGACATTGATATTATCTGTTAGTCATTAATAACTTTATAACATTGattttttcatgtcatttcaGGTCACCCTCGTCTTTTTGGGCATGGCTGCCCTGGTAGCAGCTGACAGCTTCGAGAGCTTCGAGAGATATGCTCCACCAAGGAGGGTAAGCTTTGTTTGTTTAGTCTCGAATCCTTTTATTAAATCGTTTCCATCTTATTCAAGTTCTTTTTGAAGGAAATACTTGaaggtatatttttaatttgaaataaaaaagacctGAGTGATTCCTGAATCATGAACGATTCCTATTGATTGCAGTTCTCCTCTGGCTCCGTTGAGTCCTTCGAATCCGGCGAAGCCAAGTACAACTTCAACTGGGCCGTCAACCACGCCCCCTCCCGCAACGACTTCGGACACCAGGAAGCCCGTGATGGCGAGGACACCcagggatcctactacgtccACCTTCCCGACGGCCGCCTGCAGAAGGTGTCCTTCCACGTCGATGGTGACGACGGATACATCGCCGATGTGACCTACTCCGGTGAGGCTCAGTTCCCCGACTCCGACGAATCCTTCGAGTCCCGTGAGGCTCCCAGGAGGTTCTACTATGGCTCCGGCTCCAACGAGTCCAAGTAAATCCTGAGAACCGAATCCCGAATTCACTTAAATCCTGAGACCAAATAATCTCGAAGGAAGGAGAACTTCCTCCTGAACGCCAATGATTTTCGTTAATTCTCGGCAAACTTCTTTGAAAACCCTCAGTCactatttatacttatttattgaataaactttgaaatgtaattcagttgttttatttttgactttTAAAAGTTCCTGAaggaattttcttgaataaacatTCCATTACTCACGAATGGATATATGTGACTCCtgaaatttaaatgataaaaagaaaataatttcagatcTCAGTAATTATTTCCTCATTGGAATCGTAAAAAGACGTATACATGAAAATACTATAGTTGTTGGAGTAGACATAATTATACTAATTTATGGGAAGAAGATGACTGTGATTACGATgcttaaatttacacacacacacacacatatatatatatgtgtgtgaagaaagaatgagagagagagagagagagagagagagagagagagagagagagagagagagagagagagaggggagaggggggggggatatcTCATTCGACACATCATGCAAGTCAATCactatccttttcattattattattattattattattattattattattattattattattattattattattattattcagaagatgaaccctattcatatggaacatgcccacagggtccactgacttgaaattcaagctcccgaagaatactatggtgttcatttgaaagaagtaacagaatcattcagaaggaaaaaaacacaaatcaacaaatttgtaagtaaacagatgaaaatataagtaaattacaaaatacaaggagaactgctttacggacgtaatgcattacatctttccttgaacttttgaggttccatttCCACAGCATCTTcagggagtctgttccacagtccaaaggtgtgaggaaagaaggacctctggaaccgagaacttcggcagcgaggcacattcactgcgTACTTGTGCCACTgctcagcaaataaaaaaaaaaggttataaatcCCTATTTCCAAGGTGAAATTCGAAAGTCCCTTTGTATGTGCCTTTCGACAGAGTTTGCATCTACGCTGAGCTGAAGAGAATATCACCAGAGGCTAATCTGAAAAAGTTCTTCAAAATATCAAGAAGCTGAATGGACTGGAAATAGCTGTTGATGACTATGGGAGAGTTCTATTGGATTTGACGAATGGATGAAATAGGGGTTATATCTTTTTGAATAATAGGAATATTGTCTGAATTCGAAGTTTCCTGTTCTTCATGGACAATTAGAGGTAATTATCATTaagattcttgtttttgttgttctcctccttcttcttcttttattatttttattattattattattattattattattattattattattattattattattattattattactgctaagaaattcacaatctcgttaaaaataatgtgtaataaaaattcacaattatatagtaaactatattactatatttagtttacatagtaatatagtttactatattaCTATGTGGAttcttatcaattattattattattattattattattattattattgctaagaaattcacaatcttatgaaaaacaatctgtgtaataaaaatccacaattatatagtaaactatattaacatgtttattttacctagtaatatagtttactaccTAATTGTGGATTCTtattacacaaattattattattattattattattattattattattattattattattattattattattattattattattaagtaatatagttgactatataactgtggattcttgttacacatattattattattattattattattattattattattattattattattattattattattattattattattaccaaacacCCTAAAATTTTCCGGAATAAAGATATACAGCTTTTATAATAACATATTAACATGAGACAAAGGACAATAAGACACGGTTATACTGTCAATCGTTGGgtaatataattcaaaatgtaaCGCTGCGAGTAATTTTGAAGGTAACGCTGGacgtaataacaataacaaaaattgcagaattataataatgacgacCATAGCACCggcataatgcaataaaaaagatTACCGAAGTGGAAATAATAACACAACAGTAATCAAAATAATactaattagaaaaatatttaaataatgataaaaaataaaatggaaaaatatataaatagtgataaaaacgaaaatggaaaaatatataaataatgccaaaaataatagaatatactgtacatatatataataataataataataataataataataataataataataataataataataataatttttccctaTTACTATGATCATTCTcaatagtgttattattattattattattatattattattattattattattattattattattattattattattattattattataattaggcTTTCCTCACTATTATGTTCATGTGTCTGTTGATATTAAAACTGTTgcagtcatttatatttttgtattattacaaTGACAGTGATGGATAAAtctgtaataatgatgataactgaaaaattaataataattataatggtaattaattataataatattaataatgagaaaatcataGTAGGCCACAATGACAACATCTGACCGATGAAACGAGCTAACTACGATCCTGAGATCTTGTCCAGGCGAAGGGACGATCCAGATCCTGACTCGCAATTGAGGATTCGGGGATTGACTAATCACAGGTAGTGAAATCCTTTTTGAAATCCTTGTACTGTAGAAAACACAGGATGCAAAAACCCGTCTCGTGCAGACGGAAGCCGCCACGCCCATCCAAACACTGACGCGGTATATAAAGAGCAGCAGTTTTTGGGATCAGCACAGACTCATCTTGTTGAGACTTCGTCAAAAACACAAACATGATCTCCAAAGTAAGGTTTGGTGGGGTCTCGGGGATTCTGTCTGAGTGGAAGAATATATCTGCTacgtcttttctgttttatttgaggACAGGGACAGTTATTATGGTAATTATAACATTGATATTGTCTGTTAGTCATTAATAACtttataaattgattttttttttatgtcatttcagGTCACCCTCGTCTTTTTGGGCATGGCTGCCCTGGTAGCTGCTGACAGCTTCGAGAGCTTCGAGAGATATGCTCCACCAAGGAGGGTAAGCTTTGTTTGTTTAGTCTCGAATCCTTTTATTAAATCGTTTCCATCTTATTTAAGTTCTTTTTGAAGGAAATACTTGaaggtatatttttaatttgaaatttcaatGACCTGAGTAATTCCTGAATCATGAACGATTCCTATTGATTACAGTTCTCCTCTGGCTCCGTTGAGTCCTTCGAATCCGGCGAAGCCAAGTACAACTTCAACTGGGCCGTCAACCACGCCCCCTCCCGCAACGACTTCGGACACCAGGAAGCCCGTGACGGCGAGAACACCCAGGGATCCTACTATGTCCACCTTCCCGACGGCCGCCTGCAGAAGGTGGCCTTCCACGTCGATGGCGACGACGGATACATCGCCGATGTGACCTACTCCGGTGAGGCTCAGTTCCCCGACTCCGACGAATCCTTCGAGTCCCGTGAGGCTCCCAGGAGGTTCTACTATGGCTCTGGTTCCAACGAGTCCAAGTAAATCCTGAGAACCGAATCCCGAATCCACTTAAATCCTGAGACCAAATAATCTCGAAGGAAGTAGAACTTCTTCCTGAACGCCAATGATTTTCCTTATTCTCGGCAAACTTCTTTGAAAACCCTCAGTcagtatttatacttatttattgaaTAAACTTTGAAATATAATTCAGTTGTTTTGTTCTTGACTTTTAAGAATCCTTGGAAGAATTCTTGATTAAAAATTCCATTCCTCGCGAATGGATATATGTGACTCCTGAAATTTAAATGCTAAAAAGACAATCATTTTAGAGTTCAGTAATTATTTACTCAAAATGGAATCGTAAAaagacatatacataaaaatactttaGTTGTTGGCGTAGATATAATTATGCTAATTCATGTGAAGTAGATGGCTGTGATTATGacttaaatttacacacacatacacacacatataaacatatataatatatatatatatatatatatatatatatatatatatatatatatatatatatatatatatatatatatatatatatatatgtgtgtgtgtgtgtgtgtgcatgtgtgtgtgtgtgtctgtgtgtagagagagagagagagggaggcgggGGGTGGGGATATCTCATTCGACACAGCATGTATGtctattatttccttttcattattattattattattattattattattattattattattattattattattattattattcagaagatgaaccctattcatacggaacatgcttccaaagaatattaaggtgttattatatgaaataagtaacagaaggtaataggaaatacagaaagaagagatcacttaaaagaaaaaaataaacaaatcaacaaatttgtaaaaaaacagatgaaaatgcacgtaaattacaaaatgcaaggagaactgcTTTAAGGACGTAATGCATTATATCTTTGTTTGAACTTCTGCGGTTCCATTTGCACAGCaacttcagggagactgttccacagtccaaaggtgtgaggaaagaaggacctctggaaccgagaacttcggcagcgaggcacattcactgcatacaGGTGCCActgctcagcaaaaaaaaaaagagttatatATCTCTGTTTCCAAGGTAAAATTCGAAAGTCCCGTTGTATGTGCCTTTCGACAGAGTTTGTATCTACGCTGAGCTGAAGAGAATATCACCAGAGGCTAATCTGAGAAAGTTCTTCAAAATATGAAGAAGTTGAATGGACTGGAAATAGCTGTTGATGACTACGGGCGCGTTCTATTGGATTTGACGAATGGATGAAATAGGGGTTATATCCTTTTTGTATAATAGGAATATTGTCTGAATTCGAAGTTTCCTGTTCTTCATGGACAATTAGAGGTAATTATCATTAagattcttgttgttgttgttctccttcttcttcttcttctattattattattattattattattattattattattattattattattattattattattattattatttgctaagaaattcacagtctcgtgaaaaataatctgtaataataaaattccacaattatatagtaaattatattactatatttattttacacagtaatatagtttactgtataattgtagattcttatcaaaattattattattattattattattattattattattatcattattattattatttaagaaattcacaattattattattattagtaaacttattatatatttttttaacataatataatttactttttagattattcatatcaaaattattattattattattattatgacattttattattattattattattattattaactatatattgtggttattacacttgttattattattattattattattatattattattattattattgaacaccATAAAATTTTCCAGATTACAGATATACAGCTTTATAATAACATATTAACATAAGACAAAGGACAATAAGATACGGTTATGCTGACAATCTTGGgtaatataattcaaaatgtaaCGCTGCGAGTAATTTTGAAGGTAACGCTGGacgtaataacaataaaaaaattgcagaattataataatgataataataataatgcaataaaaaagacGAAGTGGAAATAATAACACAACAGTAATCAAAATAATactaattagaaaaatatttaaataatgataaaaataaaatggaaaaatatataaatagtgataaaaaataaaatggaaaatatatatataataaataatatataaataatataataataataataataataataataataataataataataataataataataataataataataataataataataataataatttttacttattactatgattattctcaatagtgttattattatttttattattattattattattattattattattattattattattattattattattattattaggctttcCTCACTATTATGTTCATGTGTCTGTTGATATTAAAACTGttgcagtaatttttctttttgtattattacaATGACAGTGATGGATAAATATGTGATAATGATGACAactgaaaaatcaataataattataatggtaatcaattataataatattaataatgagaaaatcataGTAGGCCACAATGACAACATCTGATCGATGAAACGAGCTAACTACGATCCTGAGATCTTGTCCAGGCGAAGGGACGATCCAGATCCTGACTCGCAATTGAGGATTCGGGGATTGACTAATCACGAGTAGTGAAATCCTTTTTGAAATCCTTGTACTGTAGAAAACACAGGATGCAAAAACCCGTCTCGTGCAGACGGAAGCCGCCACGCCCATCCAAACACTGACGGGGTATATAAAGAGCAGCATTTTGTGGGATCAGCACAGACTCATCTTGTTGAGACTTCGTCAAAAACACAAACATGATCTCCAAAGTAAGGTTTGGTGGGGTCTCGGGGATTCTGCCTGAGTGGAAGAATATATCTGCTatatcttttctgttttatttgaggACAGGGACAGTTATTATGGTAATTATGAGATTGATGTTATCTGTTAGTCATTAATAACTttttaacattgattttttttatgtcatttcagGTCACCCTCGTCTTTTTGGGCATGGCTGCCTTGGTAGCTGCTGACAGCTTCGAGAGCTTCGAGAGATATGCTCCACCAAGGAGGGTAAGCTTTGTTTGTTTAGTCTCGAATCCTTTTATTAAATCGTTTTTAACTTATCCAAATTCTTTTTgaaggaaatattagaaaatgaatttttaatttgaaatttcaatGACCTGAGTAATTCCTGAATCATGAACGATTCCTATTGATTACAGTTCTCCTCTGGCTCCGTTGAGTCCTTCGAGTCCGGCGAAGCCAAGTACAACTTCAACTGGGCCGTCAACCACGCCCTCTCCCGCAACGACTTCGGACACCAGGAAGCCCGTGACGGCGAGGACACCcagggatcctactacgtccACCTTCCCGACGGCCGCCTGCAGAAGGTGTCCTTCCACGTCGATGGCGACGACGGATACATCGCCGATGTGACCTACTCCGGTGAGGCTCAGTTCCCCGACTCCGACGAGTCCTTCGAGTCCCGTGAGGCTCCCAGGAGGTTCTACTATGGCTCCGGCTCCAACGAGTCCAAGTAAATCCTGAGAACCGAATCCCGAATCCACTTAAATCCTGAGACCAAATAATCTCGAAGGAAGAACTTCCTCCTGAACGCCAATGATTTTCGTTAATTCTCGGCAAACTTCTTTGAAAACCCTCAGTcagtatttatacttatttattgaataaactttgaaatgtaattcagttgttttatttttgactttTAAAAGTTCCTGAAGGAATTTTCTTGATTAAACATTCCATTACTCACGAATGGATATATGTGACTCCtgaaatttaaatgataaaaagaaaataattttagattcAGTAATTATTTACTCAAATGGAATCGTAAAAaaagacatataaataaaaatactatagtTGTTGAGTAGATATAATTATACTAATTTATGGGAAGAAGATGACTGTGATTATGacttaaatttacacacacacacacacacacacacacacacacacatatatatatatatatatacacacacacatatatatatatatatatgtatatgaagaaagaatgaga
Coding sequences:
- the LOC136831748 gene encoding pro-resilin-like; this encodes MISKVTLVFLGMAALVAADSFESFERYAPPRRFSSGSVESFESGEAKYNFNWAVNHALSRNDFGHQEARDGEDTQGSYYVHLPDGRLQKVSFHVDGDDGYIADVTYSGEAQFPDSDESFESREAPRRFYYGSGSNESK
- the LOC136831747 gene encoding pro-resilin-like; the encoded protein is MISKVTLVFLGMAALVAADSFESFERYAPPRRFSSGSVESFESGEAKYNFNWAVNHAPSRNDFGHQEARDGENTQGSYYVHLPDGRLQKVAFHVDGDDGYIADVTYSGEAQFPDSDESFESREAPRRFYYGSGSNESK
- the LOC136831746 gene encoding pro-resilin-like, with translation MISKVTLVFLGMAALVAADSFESFERYAPPRRFSSGSVESFESGEAKYNFNWAVNHAPSRNDFGHQEARDGEDTQGSYYVHLPDGRLQKVSFHVDGDDGYIADVTYSGEAQFPDSDESFESREAPRRFYYGSGSNESK